The genomic DNA ATTCTTTCGGTGGGAAGCATTGCAGATACACCATACACTCTGTATTATACCTTGAAACATTTACCGGTTGTGTtgcattttttataaaacaacaTTCATATcaagaattatttaattgtatgtgGAATTTAGATCCTGATAATTTTTGGACATTAGTTTGTGTAACATTATTTAAAAGacagaaaaatgtttaaaaagtaCGTAAGTTATTGCATCTGTTAAAAGAATATaacctttatttaaaaatatcaatgttactattgtttatattttaatagattTGACGAGAAGGACAGTGTCTCTGGTATACAACAACTAAAATCATCAGTTCAAAAAGGAATTCGTTCAAAACTTTTAGAACTTTATCCTTTTCTGGAAAATTATGTGGATACTATAATTCCAAAAAAAGATGCTTTTCGAATTGTGAAATggtaaatttgtatttaaaattaatttatttaaaattttttaataaatgagtgaattttattatatttatttttgcatattAGTCATGATCATATAGAAATTATAGTAAACGCGGCAGGAGAGCTTTTATTTTTTCGTCAACGCGAGGGACCTTGGATGCcaacattaaaattattacataaatgtaagcaacattttttttttacacaaagTTTTGGTCAATAATTATACTTATAACATACTAACAAAATTTtagatcctttttttttaccAAAGGAACAAGTTGACAAAGGTGCTATCCGGTTTGTTCTTAGTGGAGCAAATATTATGTGTCCAGGTTTAACATCAAAAGGTGCAAAGATGACACCTGTAGAAAAGGGAACAGTTGTTGTATCCTTTGTTGAAATAATATCAGTatttaattactaattttaaaatatataatactattaaattcttaatttaaaagaatataGGCAGTTATGGCAGAAGGCAAGCAGCATGCGTTAGCTGTGGGTGTCACTACATTATCAACTGAAGATATGTAAGTAAATAAACAGTATAATATTTAATGTGTAAAATATTTGCAAGATTTGTTGTAcattataataatgtaatttccaGAGCTAAAGTGAATAAAGGTGTAGGCATAGAGAATTGTCATTACTTAAATGATGGACTTTGGCAAATGAAATCTGTAAAATAAAAGACTGATGTATGTTGTATAAGATTTAATATATAAAGGTCTTGTTGTACGAACgcatttttcaatgttttttaaaaattaaatacgctaagaaattgtaattaaagtATTACCGCTCAACAAAGaggaaaaaatcaataattcgtttttattatacaaactgaatgattataacaattttattgtaACTGTTTAAatgcattaatattatttaaatgtaatttcatgactttacataaaattaaagaaatcgtATAAActgatataattataaaaaatattaaccaGATCCTGGTTTAATATCTATCTGGCCTTCTTGATTTTCTGAAGGAATAGAACGTTCACTTTCGCAGTGTCCTGATGCTGGAGAATAAGATGAATTACTATTATCAGAAGTTGGTGCAGAAGCAGTACCTGAACCAGGTACACTGTTGTTAGAAGTATTATTTTCACCAACAGCATGGGGAGATTGGGGATGATAATGAGGACTGTGCGGACTATGAGGACCATGAGCATGTGGACGTCCCATAGCGTGTGGTGAATATTGAGAATATGGTTGATGATAATATGGATGTGCATATTGAGGATATGGTTGATGATATGGTTGCTGTTGGGAGTAAGCATAAGACGGATGCGGTGGCCTTGGAGCTAACGGAACATTTTGAGCTTGCTGAGTCGGTCCTGGTTGATACTGTTGACTGTAACCTTGAGTTGGTGGAATCATCTGAGGAGTATGTGGATTAGAAACTGGTCCTTGAGGTGGAAGTACTTGGGTTGCTTGGCTTCCTTGTGATCCTGGATGAGGTGACAGTGAATGATTAGTTAAAATTCCTTGTTGGTGAGGATTATGTTGTATAGAGGGAGCTGGTGAAGAAACAGGAGGTATTGTTGATGTATTTGCAGTTGTGTTTCCACTTGCAGAGACATTTGTATTTGCAGTTGGAGTAGCACTAGCTGTTGTTGCAATGGACTGCTGTGGTTGTAAAGATGGTGGCTGTGCTTGAGTTGATTGCTGTTGGTGTTGTTGATGCGGCTGAGGTGTTGATTGTTGATTTGATAATGGTTGTGGTGGTTGGTGTTGATTTGATAGTGGTTGTTGTTGTGACTGGTGCTGATTTGATAGTGGTTGTGGTTGATGTTGAGTTGATATTGGCTGTTGTTGAGGTTGGGAAGGAGatggttgctgctgctgctgtgactgttgttgttgctgttgcgatGGCTGAGATGATAGTGACGGCGGTGGCGGAGTTTGTTGTTGCTgtggttgttgctgctgctgctgctgttgttgctgtacTGGACTAACAGCCCCACAATACATTCCGGAATTAGATGTATGTTGATTCGAATTTCCTTGATTTGGTGGAGGTTCAGCCTTATTATCATTATATGGTGGAGAAgatgtttccttttttatttcttgagATTTTTCTGGTCCATTTGGTTTCTTATCCATTGAATCATTGTCAGGAATCTGTAAACAAACGATAAtattattgatattaatataattaatattgaataaataatactTACGTCAGATGGTGTTTCTTCATTAACTGGAGCAGGAGTTGGGGTAGGAGTAGAGTTTGGAGTTGATTCACTTGATGCAGGTCCGTCTGAACGATTTTCTTCTGCACCTTTTAATCTATCTCGTCTAAGCGCCTCGTATTGTCGTTCAACCATTTTATTAAATGTTTCTTCATCTACCGCAGGTTTACAatgctaaaataaaattttcttactATTTGAATgcacatattaaaaaataataatttaccttCTTTAATTCCTCCTGAAATATCTCACTCGTTTCAATGAATTTACGTTTCTTTGCCtcaaatttttcttctatttgttGTAATTCTGCCTCAAGCTTTTTCtgtaaatatcaaaatttcattaatcagATTAATTCAGGATTAATCTATTTGTGTCCTTTGTATTACCTGATGCATTGTTAAAGACTGAACTTGACGGCGTAGTACTTGCATTCGTTGAGTAGTAACAACAGAGCGAACATCAGGAACCACAGTatcgctgaaaatttcattaataagacGGTGATTTCGTGTATATCTAGAATATGCAACATGTTTTACAGAATATCCATCATCTTgatctgtaaaataaaaaaaaataatgtaaattatttgtacattttttatttatatttatttacataccaTCATCATCTTCGGCAGGTAAGATGTCTATTCTTCTATCTTGAGCTGCTTGGCCCTTAGTACTACCTGAGGAACGTTCGTGACTTTCTCGGTCATCATTATTTTGTTGTGCTGCGCATAAGGCTGTTTTAAACATAAAGTATCAATAACTGTTATGTAGAATGACACACACGTGAATATAGTAAGTAATATTTACCAGACTTTCCTCTATTTTTTGCTGCAATGTAAGCTAAATATGCAGGTGAATTGTGATAAGTTTTTAAACTCTTTTCATATTCAACCTGTttgatatataaaaaatattaatatttcttttatttcataacagaaataatattttcctatACCTTCTCTGCTTCATACTCTTCAATAAATTCTGTTTTATCTTCTTCTGGTAAATCTCTCCACATTTGACCGATAATCTTTCCTATTTCCCATAGTTTTAATTCTGGATTTTGAGCTTTTACCTGATCCCATACTTTTCTACTATATCTCATATAAGGCATAAGTGGTTTCTCTGGTGGTTTAGGTGGTTTAGGCATACGTGAATCAGcctgtttaattaaaatgtgaTTGAGTTCTATTGCATTCATGAAGATActattagaatttcaataatattgtattaaatgattaatgcacaaaaaatacatacatttgTATTCTTCCCAACTTTCTGAGGTGTAAACCCTGGATGACTATGAGGTGTTTGAATAAATGGACTCTGTGCATCTTTctagaaattgttgaaaaaattaattttatattttagcactatatcttatttataaaaatttacttaCGCTGTTCGTTGAACTACTACTACTTCCACCAGATGCTCTAAGTCgttctaaaaaataaatattgctttttagatatttatcaatgaaaaagCTTGTTAAATACAATTTGAAGAATGAAGTATTAATAATGCTTACGATTAGATGCAACAATATTGGATGTAGCCATTGCTACTTGCTTATAGTTTGGAGGTAAAGCCATTTTGTATGCTAGAATGAGAAAGTTGTATTCTCTTTAttatgtgaaaaataaaatcaattgtataaaTAAAGAATTGCTTATTCGATTACTTACAATTAAAACAAACTGTAGAGGACTTAGAACTTCACGTAATTCTATAAATCGCGTTACTCTGTACCATGTATACACTCGGGATCAAATGGATGATGGGCTCGTTTTAAAACCTTCAACTTCGCTTTGGTGTCGAAAGGACTATatgatatatattaattattttacaatcgaGTTTCAATACGAACCCATCGTGCATTTTATtcgttattaattgaattagcTTGTTTTTACGAATAATCAGTTACTTGTGAAAATTTGGTTCTTTGTAGGGTACAAATACGTCTCTTGTGAATAAGGCATAATATCTATAAGCTATTCAGCGGTGGGGATGCATTCTCTTCCGCCaccattttccttagggaagctTGATTCTATGCCGAGTGTGTAAATTTTCCATAAGTCAATATTGAAGGAAACTGCATTTACTGCTGATAATTATatggaattctagaattttatagAACTGTTTTACCATAAGCGAGGTATAGAACACAAACCTGCCAATTTTTTTTTGCCAACCGTTTTATTACGCACTCTATAGTTCACGACGGTGATCTTACAAACTACTACTTACGTATTTTATTTCGATTGTTTATTTgaagaataatttcaaaaatgtttttCGAATAACGAACAGTATACTTTTTTTCTTAAACTAAATTTTTACGTAAAATACATTTGATTATTCTATAAAAGCTACTTTCATTCGTGTTTGTTATGCAACTGGAATAACCAATAAGAGCATAGTAAAGAAACGTCTCACTAACCGTAAAGAAACGTCTCAATTCCATTTTGATCAGTTCATGattacatttaaaataaaatcattggtcgaaaatatttttaaaagattgAGTCAGATTCTGACACAACGATATAAATTTTCATGTGTGGGTCGATTGTTGGAAATAAAAGTTGGTGGGGATTTGAAGAAACGAAGTATGTAAATCGAGCGAGAAAAGCCGAACGTTGCCGATTCGTCGCTCGAGCGTATTCGGCATCTGACCCGAACTACATTCGTTGCTCTACTTGGAAAGTGTCAACATCGTGTTCGTCCTATAGTGTTCTATGTTTTTCTTTCTATTGTGTGATTAAACTCATACAATTTAAGTGATAATTATTAACACACTTTTATACTATCTAGTCTGATAACGAAAatcgtttattaaaaaaatagaataaatatggCCGTAGCGAGCAATGCTATGTATAATGCAAAAACCGTTGTCCCGTCGTTCTTGTCGTCAAATATGTATTACGGTTATGTACCACtttatagaaaagaaaatcagCTTAACGTTACTTTTGAAAATACGGATATTACAAAATCACCGGTACTCGATCGCTGTTCCTACGACACAGCTATGGAAACCGATGACGACGGATACGATTATTCCATGGCATCTCGCTACGTGAATAATGATTCCGTGATTCCAGAAGCATCTGCTCAAAACCGGCTAAAAGATAATGAGAAGCAACAACAACGTCAACAACAGACAAACCACGGCGTGGATATGCTTCGACGCAGGAACCGGAAACGATGCAACAGTGATCTCAACCCTACCAGCGAATTGAAAAAGTTTCGGGCAGGTAGGAGAggatttataatttcttattttaaaaattttgttatctAAGCAGTAAATAAAACTGTTGAAATTTCCTATTTATGGAAACGTTACACAAAACTGCGACCTCATCAATTCATATTTGTATGTGCTTCAAATAGAACTTGTTAGAGGTCGTTGTTTTCTTCCCTCTTTACGTTTAAGCGGGAGAATTTTTGTGCACAGAAAAGTGTTTATTGTAACAAGGCCAATGTATTTATGTCGAATAGTATAAAGTTTagtagaaatatttcttatatacatatacattttcaaaataaaaaaaaaaaataaatataatcatAATATGCAAAACCGAATCGAAATTCAGAAAATAGTACAAACATTCGTGTAAAATCGCTCCAGTATTGTACTCGTtattaattgatattaaaatatgAGTATTCAATTTTCCCTGGTATGGGGAAAAAGGTTGTATATTTACATGTGACCACAGAGATTTTCATCCAGTCCTGgcattaaatttattttgaagcTTAATGCATCCTGTCGTCTTCTGTACCATGGATAATGGTATGCAACGGAAAGCATGGAtgctaatattttttcataaactAATGACACTTAGTAAGTTTGGTCTTTTTTTAATGGTAAGGACACAATTTGCTGACAAAATGGATGACATAGGAGATATTCAGTTAAATTAGTTGATAAGGCAATCGGTTTTCTTTCAGAGGCAGTGGTAACAACAACCATATACACTGTGGTACACGAAGTATAAAGGACTATGGATCAACCATGATGTTTGATGACTCAAGGGCATTACATGTAAATACaatcaacaataataatctGGAGCAATCCATGATTGTAAACAATTGCTGCTGGGCGGCAGGTAGTCATAATCTGTTGAATAATTCAGATTATAAGCATTTATTGTCCAACAATGGACATAAATCGGTTGAAAACAATGttgaatatgaaaaaattttatttgaaacacaTGGATGTTCTGTATATCAATTTCATCGGTTGCAACTGACTGACAATGACTGTACTGAGACAGAATTTTAAGTAAGATAATTGACAATCATTTTTaatgtttatattttttgtatttgtaTTGCAAAGCATACATTCATTATGCACATATACATAAGTATGGCATTGCACTGTATTAtatagttaataaataaataacttacTTTTCTAAGTTACAACTTTTATTATAATCTAAATAATAATGCATATTACgagtaaaaaaaaagttttcgGTCAAAACTGTTATgcttgaaattaaataattatattttagaaaaaaaacctaaaaaatattgaacaataAGAGTTAAATTTTCGAGAGTTTTGAATATTCCGCTTCAACGAAATAATGTATACATAGCAACCATAACTTTTACAATACATTTGTTCGTTAAATTGTTGTATGTatacaatttgaaataatttttaggaAAACTCAATATCAAAATATTGGTGCATTATTCTCGTTTCTCTCGTCTTCAGCTTTTGCAGCTAAATTTTCTAAATCTCCATCACCGTTAAATCTTACTTGTACAGATGCAATTTGACCAGCTGCTTCTCCATAGCCTTGTTGATTTTCTTCCTCGTTATCAAGAGgctatacaaaaatatttggaTCGTATTTGCTTTCTttcgttattaaaataaaaaaatatatttcaactaCCTGTTGATTACCAGAAGATTCAGGTCTCGATTGATCTGCTTCTGCTAGATCTTCATTGTAACCTGGTTTAACAGTAGATGTTGAAGGTAATGCACTTGCAGAATCAACTGTAGATGTCCCCTATGAAAAGCATACCAAACTTACATTAATCCtctatatatttaacattattttactAATGGCATACTTACTGGCATATCCAAATGATCTATCAATGGTATATGTGCGGTAGGAGATGAACCTCCTGCTTGAGATGATGCAACTAATTCTCCTACAGACGATTGATTTTCTGTACCCAAGCCTAAAACTACATCTATTTCAGAATCCTCATCACTGGATTGACAACTTTCACTTCCAGTTTGATCAGTTGTTTCATTCTGCAAACAATTTCATGAAAAGTATTGTTTACATACTTAatgatatatatgtatgtatattatacaAACCAATGGATTGCTTAGCGATTGTGTATCTTGTAAAGCACGTAGTGATCTTAATAGACGAGGTCGCAATCTATGATCTTCACTTATTGCCTTAATTTCTCGTAATATAATAACTAGATAGTCTGGTCGTTTTTTATTTACAGAAATGAGTGAATTTAAAACGTCTCTCATTTCAGGGCTATAGTAACAATTTtccttaattatatatttttcaaaattaatcgaTTAAAAGATAATATGTAGGAACAAAATAAAccttaaattttgaaataggtGATCATCATTTATTACAGATGGTAGTCGAAACGATGAATGAGCTTCTTCCCAAAGATTATCAGCTTGTTGCTGAGATACCTCATTCGTTAAAATATTGCTACGCATAACGGTATTTTCCCTTTCTTGTTGTTGCAAATTTGATTGTAACTGTAAGTTTGACGAATACTGCGTTTCTACTCCACTTAACGAGGGTAAAGGTAAATTATCAATTCCTTGATCCCGATTACGCTTATCCTTCCTTTGATTCAAATGTATAATGTGTTAGAACGtaaattttattcttacaaATTTACTAAATAATTGATATTACGTACATCAGGGAGGTATTAACACTGGATACAGTATTTCCAGATGCATTTGCAATAGGTCCTGAAGTAATATCAGTCATTGTTTTTACATTTCCCGAGAGTAAGTTTTGTCTGGAGTAactgaaaatgtaaaaaaatttatcaattttcaaagcAGTACGATTTTTAAGCTATTCATACCATGCTGAACGTGGCGAAGTGAATGATAATGTTATAGGGTTTTATttcgtaaaaaaaagaaaaaaacaaatcgCACAAAAAACTAAAGCTGCGGTTATTGCTGATTCGATAAACATGTTAGTCAAAATCAAACTATTTCAAATATAcatgttttttttaaatatattttttgctaCATACCCTTAGTTTACGTACCAAAATACTATCCTCATTTAGATTCATATTCATTAACCATTGGTCTATAGAACTAACAGAGATTTGATGTGCGATATGGCTTAAACGAGGGTAGCAATAAGTAACAAGTACAAGACAGAGAGTGCACAGATAGACCGTGAAGTTTATTACTTAATGAAATGATACATTAGGTTTACACAAAAATGCAAGATGGATGTGCACGATCTATTGATTATAAAATACCTAAATTCATagaaaaccttttttttttttgaaatatcaACTAATTAATACGAAAACATTGATTGTTTCATGTAATCCAATATCTGTAAAATCAACTTCATAAATCATAAAACAAATCATACTTTATACTTTAATCGAATACATTTTTTGTACTAAACGATTACACGATTAAGAAACTCATTTTTGATATGCGATACCGTTGTATCAATGTAATTAACAATTTACATTGTACTAAAACGAGTAGTCGTGTCAATGAacgtattatatgtatattctatTACCTTCTGAAATTATCCCAGTAGTTGTTTGCTCTATTTCCAGGAGGTACTTGATTGTTCAATTGTTGTTGTTGATGTTGAGAATTGACAGAAGTAACTGCAGCTGGAGAAGAATTCGGTAGTGACACTAAGTTTGGCAGGGATGAACTTGGTGGTAATGCAGAATCTAATGTTTCACTTAGATGATGGATGTTACGGCCTAAGTTGGAATATTCATCGttgttttcattattatttcgcTGTTGTAGCTGTGGTTGTCTCAGATGTAATTGTAATTGAGTAATAGCCGAGCGCATAGCTTGCAATTCACGTTGTTGTGACCATAACAATTGACAACATTGCTGTATTGTTGTACCCATCATTTGAAGTTGTTGAGTTTGAGAACCCAATAATAATTGACGATAATATTCGGTTGAACCTTGAAGAGAACATGtataatttattatgtataaTTACCCTTTAAAAGTATCAATCTTTCTTAACGCGTATTTAACTTTACCATGTTGTAGTTGATTTAACGGAGGCGGTGGATATGTCCACCAATTTCCAGTAAATCCATTTTCAATTGCTGTTGTGTGAGGACCAACATCCATTAAATTTTCTGAAGATACACCGTCCAcactttgatcattagacccaCCTGATTATTAAAACGTCATTTAAAAATCGATAACGTAACAAATAACAAAAGTTACTTGATTTACCTATCACTGTAGGAGGAGGCCAAACGTTAGCAGGAGTACTGCTATGACTAATCTGTGAACTAGAGCTTCTATGGCTATTTAAATCAGTTGGTCCTCCCATGTCGCGATTAATACTAGACGCTTGAGATGACTcctattttttcaataaaatataaacaataacAGTATGTTAGTTCTTTCACattagtaaaaaaatattttattaaatacctTTCGCATAAGATCTTCGATTTGACGTCTTTTTCCTTGCATAGGTTGTTGAACTTCCGAATTACTGTTGTTACTTTGCTTTTTTTCAGAACAGGTTGATGTTGTAAGCGAGGGAGGAGGTGTCGAAGTAGGAACTATAGAAGTAGAATTTGAATGAACCGATGATAATGGTTGCTTCAGTCGTTGTAATTCTGCCCTAGTTGATTGTAACAAAGCTGATTGTTCTTGAAGTTCTCGTGTCACAGCCTGTAAAATATATTTGGTATGTGTGTAATATatataacaaataattataaattacatttaatttactACCTGAATTTCTTCAACCGTTGGTCGGTCTCTGGTATTTCTAGTTTTCTCATGATTTATTTCGTCGGTATCACTTTGACGTTCGAACGAAATATTTGTTCCATtatcttcttcgttcgcatctGCTTCAGCTGCAGCTGAATCACCATTTACATCTACTTCAGGTTCAGGATCAGAATTAGAATCAAGACATTCACGAACTCTTGTTGCTTCTTCCATTAGTGATTTCAAGTGAGCAAGTTGCGCTTTCATAGCTTCTAATTCAGCAGCTTTATCTCTTCCAAAATTTCTTGAACCTTCAGAACTCTATAATAATAAAACGAATAATGCTATACGTCGTTTATGTCAAAATAAtgcaaataatgaaataatatactGACACAACTGCCCCTGTCAGATACTTCTACAGCTTGTAATTCAGCTACAAGATGAtccatatttttcttctttgtttgaagctGAGCTAGCTTTCCTCTCAATTCAGCTGTTTCAGATTCAAGTTGTTCAACATTCACGGGTAATGGCACAGCTAAACCAACCGAATTTTGATTTTCTTGTTGTAAAAGAGCTTGTTGAGCTTGGCGAGCTTCGTTTAGTCTTTCTCTGACACGTAACTGCATTCCAACTAAACTAGCTTGATGCTCCTGTAACTGTGCAAGTTTCCTCTGTGattcttccattttctttcttagTTGAATTTCTCTACCCGCATCACCATTCTCTTCTGTATCTTCTCTGCTACTTTCACCAttctgaaagaataattttacgatttattattatcaaagaAAAACGAAGATTTGAGTGTGGTATGAATTCGTCTACAAAGAGTTTGACTTGTAGCTTTCAGATTATAAAAAACATGCATGAAAAGTTATTAGTATACAATAGTTTGAAACCAGTTAATGTACAAAAATTCTATAAGTTCAATAACCTCATAAAATATCCCAGTACTTTGATATTGTTCCAAGAGTTTGGTTAATTTTCTTTCACTGTCATGAAGATCCTCCACCATTCTACTTAACTTCTCATTTTGAGCTTGCGCACGCTACATTGTAATTACATAGTTAAAGAATTCAATTGTATAaaagacaaaaatattttatatagtaACTAATATTCTATCCACTTACTGGATCACTGGATTGATTAAGCGAATCCATCATTGTTGATGTAACTCTGATATAATCTCTAATTTGATTTAAACGGGATTCAACTTGGCTTCTATCAGGCTgtaagaaaggagaaaaaaattatattaagaaACCATTTAATAAAATACCAGATGGGGCAGTGTaaagataaaatttaatatgatGTATCACCATTTTATCAACATTAGAAGGTTTTGTTCCTTGAATTCGTGCGGAAGATTCGGTTTGGGAATCAGTAGGGGGGACCATTTTTTGCCAATGTGAATATTCGTCCGAACGGTAATTATATGGCTGAGTACAACTATATGTTGCTATTATAATAATAGTTTAAAGtcattaattaaaacattgaaaaaaatCCAGAAtgatgtataattaaaatacatacccAAATCAGATATATCTTGATAAGATGTAGATGGTATTGAAACAACTGATCTTGTATTGCTATTCTTTGTTATCCTTAGATGTTTTCTTTCGCCAACTGGTTTCCAATCCAGTTGATACTATCCCATGTAATTTATGAAATAGAAATGATTAGTAGATATATAGGAAAATAACATTACTTTTTAGAAATAATGAACGAAACACTGCAACTCTACTGCTTCAAGGTAGAATTGTATCTGGATATGTATTCTTAGAGAGAACTTCCCCACTATTCAGCTACCTATTAATAGATTATCTTTTGAACTACTATATACAGAATGCTGTATAAAGTTTTCATTTAGAAAGTtcaaattacattaaatttagTAATGTACTTAACTATGCTAAATATCTAAGATcgcagaataataaaatatttcttgtacTTTTAAATAATGACATatagatgaaattaaaaaaaaattatttttgtttctacTTGTAAGAAATAAAACCTTTAATtctctgaaaaatatttcaatattattataaaaaaaaaataaaaatatcattcaaattTTGTAACTATTT from Osmia lignaria lignaria isolate PbOS001 chromosome 15, iyOsmLign1, whole genome shotgun sequence includes the following:
- the cmb gene encoding combover isoform X1, yielding MSPGVNDGPRNTGTLPKSNRRNDRNRERSAANQFANCSSYHGHAQHSNNLYQLDWKPVGERKHLRITKNSNTRSVVSIPSTSYQDISDLATYSCTQPYNYRSDEYSHWQKMVPPTDSQTESSARIQGTKPSNVDKMPDRSQVESRLNQIRDYIRVTSTMMDSLNQSSDPRAQAQNEKLSRMVEDLHDSERKLTKLLEQYQSTGIFYENGESSREDTEENGDAGREIQLRKKMEESQRKLAQLQEHQASLVGMQLRVRERLNEARQAQQALLQQENQNSVGLAVPLPVNVEQLESETAELRGKLAQLQTKKKNMDHLVAELQAVEVSDRGSCSSEGSRNFGRDKAAELEAMKAQLAHLKSLMEEATRVRECLDSNSDPEPEVDVNGDSAAAEADANEEDNGTNISFERQSDTDEINHEKTRNTRDRPTVEEIQAVTRELQEQSALLQSTRAELQRLKQPLSSVHSNSTSIVPTSTPPPSLTTSTCSEKKQSNNSNSEVQQPMQGKRRQIEDLMRKESSQASSINRDMGGPTDLNSHRSSSSQISHSSTPANVWPPPTVIGGSNDQSVDGVSSENLMDVGPHTTAIENGFTGNWWTYPPPPLNQLQHGSTEYYRQLLLGSQTQQLQMMGTTIQQCCQLLWSQQRELQAMRSAITQLQLHLRQPQLQQRNNNENNDEYSNLGRNIHHLSETLDSALPPSSSLPNLVSLPNSSPAAVTSVNSQHQQQQLNNQVPPGNRANNYWDNFRSYSRQNLLSGNVKTMTDITSGPIANASGNTVSSVNTSLMKDKRNRDQGIDNLPLPSLSGVETQYSSNLQLQSNLQQQERENTVMRSNILTNEVSQQQADNLWEEAHSSFRLPSVINDDHLFQNLSPEMRDVLNSLISVNKKRPDYLVIILREIKAISEDHRLRPRLLRSLRALQDTQSLSNPLNETTDQTGSESCQSSDEDSEIDVVLGLGTENQSSVGELVASSQAGGSSPTAHIPLIDHLDMPGTSTVDSASALPSTSTVKPGYNEDLAEADQSRPESSGNQQPLDNEEENQQGYGEAAGQIASVQVRFNGDGDLENLAAKAEDERNENNAPIF
- the cmb gene encoding combover isoform X5, with product MMDSLNQSSDPNGESSREDTEENGDAGREIQLRKKMEESQRKLAQLQEHQASLVGMQLRVRERLNEARQAQQALLQQENQNSVGLAVPLPVNVEQLESETAELRGKLAQLQTKKKNMDHLVAELQAVEVSDRGSCSSEGSRNFGRDKAAELEAMKAQLAHLKSLMEEATRVRECLDSNSDPEPEVDVNGDSAAAEADANEEDNGTNISFERQSDTDEINHEKTRNTRDRPTVEEIQAVTRELQEQSALLQSTRAELQRLKQPLSSVHSNSTSIVPTSTPPPSLTTSTCSEKKQSNNSNSEVQQPMQGKRRQIEDLMRKESSQASSINRDMGGPTDLNSHRSSSSQISHSSTPANVWPPPTVIGGSNDQSVDGVSSENLMDVGPHTTAIENGFTGNWWTYPPPPLNQLQHGSTEYYRQLLLGSQTQQLQMMGTTIQQCCQLLWSQQRELQAMRSAITQLQLHLRQPQLQQRNNNENNDEYSNLGRNIHHLSETLDSALPPSSSLPNLVSLPNSSPAAVTSVNSQHQQQQLNNQVPPGNRANNYWDNFRSYSRQNLLSGNVKTMTDITSGPIANASGNTVSSVNTSLMKDKRNRDQGIDNLPLPSLSGVETQYSSNLQLQSNLQQQERENTVMRSNILTNEVSQQQADNLWEEAHSSFRLPSVINDDHLFQNLSPEMRDVLNSLISVNKKRPDYLVIILREIKAISEDHRLRPRLLRSLRALQDTQSLSNPLNETTDQTGSESCQSSDEDSEIDVVLGLGTENQSSVGELVASSQAGGSSPTAHIPLIDHLDMPGTSTVDSASALPSTSTVKPGYNEDLAEADQSRPESSGNQQPLDNEEENQQGYGEAAGQIASVQVRFNGDGDLENLAAKAEDERNENNAPIF
- the cmb gene encoding combover isoform X3, which encodes MVPPTDSQTESSARIQGTKPSNVDKMPDRSQVESRLNQIRDYIRVTSTMMDSLNQSSDPRAQAQNEKLSRMVEDLHDSERKLTKLLEQYQSTGIFYENGESSREDTEENGDAGREIQLRKKMEESQRKLAQLQEHQASLVGMQLRVRERLNEARQAQQALLQQENQNSVGLAVPLPVNVEQLESETAELRGKLAQLQTKKKNMDHLVAELQAVEVSDRGSCSSEGSRNFGRDKAAELEAMKAQLAHLKSLMEEATRVRECLDSNSDPEPEVDVNGDSAAAEADANEEDNGTNISFERQSDTDEINHEKTRNTRDRPTVEEIQAVTRELQEQSALLQSTRAELQRLKQPLSSVHSNSTSIVPTSTPPPSLTTSTCSEKKQSNNSNSEVQQPMQGKRRQIEDLMRKESSQASSINRDMGGPTDLNSHRSSSSQISHSSTPANVWPPPTVIGGSNDQSVDGVSSENLMDVGPHTTAIENGFTGNWWTYPPPPLNQLQHGSTEYYRQLLLGSQTQQLQMMGTTIQQCCQLLWSQQRELQAMRSAITQLQLHLRQPQLQQRNNNENNDEYSNLGRNIHHLSETLDSALPPSSSLPNLVSLPNSSPAAVTSVNSQHQQQQLNNQVPPGNRANNYWDNFRSYSRQNLLSGNVKTMTDITSGPIANASGNTVSSVNTSLMKDKRNRDQGIDNLPLPSLSGVETQYSSNLQLQSNLQQQERENTVMRSNILTNEVSQQQADNLWEEAHSSFRLPSVINDDHLFQNLSPEMRDVLNSLISVNKKRPDYLVIILREIKAISEDHRLRPRLLRSLRALQDTQSLSNPLNETTDQTGSESCQSSDEDSEIDVVLGLGTENQSSVGELVASSQAGGSSPTAHIPLIDHLDMPGTSTVDSASALPSTSTVKPGYNEDLAEADQSRPESSGNQQPLDNEEENQQGYGEAAGQIASVQVRFNGDGDLENLAAKAEDERNENNAPIF